The following are encoded together in the Montipora foliosa isolate CH-2021 chromosome 12, ASM3666993v2, whole genome shotgun sequence genome:
- the LOC137980547 gene encoding kelch-like protein 3 produces MADLSQPMPQDPSKHCQELISRLDALRRKESFFDVTVSVKDREFKAHRLVLAAASPFFLSLLVSDMREGKEQFIRIELEEATGSVMEEVLKYIYTGNVAVTKETAHDLVAAADFFFLPGLKTLASDVLEENITIENCIVNYYFADKYQCLELTRESRGFINSNFSSVMKTDDFLKLDIEQVMKWVSSDYVTVGSEEEIFKGIVQWVSHKKSERENNFAELLRQVRLKSMSRDFLFKELVNEELVATSNASLNFVLRSIKCIVDPFCEDAAKPPRKCLEKYADVIFVCGGRTALCYVPQGDVWYQLPDMLFEHQDHAVVQYRDRVCIFGGQRVGPGKSQVIEYFLSSTNSWGTVQARDYWNECSCLAVLDGCIYALLDLTIVLYKLDESSCKAVACPLNYRIGACLVSDKRHLYYIGGRGFFWGQFYKTVARFDPILATWEEVAAMNEARCRAFGAAMNGKIYIAGGINTNEVLKSCEVYDPSTDEWQVMSNLNVCRQAANMRVISGSVSVRCM; encoded by the exons atggcggaccttTCACAACCAATGCCACAAGATCCATCAAAGCACTGTCAGGAACTTATCTCTCGTCTGGATGCTCTAAGAAGAAAAGAGAGTTTCTTCGATGTAACAGTGTCAGTAAAAGACAGAGAGTTCAAAGCTCACAGACTTGTTTTGGCAGCAGCAAGCccgttttttctttcacttctgGTCAGTGACATGAGAGAGGGAAAGGAACAGTTCATCAGGATAGAACTTGAAGAAGCAACGGGGTCAGTCATGGAAGAAGTTCTTAAATACATTTACACTGGTAATGTTGCAGTCACCAAGGAGACCGCCCACGACTTAGTCGCAGcagcagattttttttttttaccaggtTTGAAAACTTTGGCTTCTgatgttttggaggaaaacattacaattgaaaactgcattgtcaaTTATTACTTTGCCGACAAATATCAGTGTTTGGAATTAACGAGGGAATCCCGTGGGTTTATTAACTCAAATTTCAGTTCAGTCATGAAAACAGACGACTTTCTGAAGCTTGATATTGAACAAGTCATGAAATGGGTTTCCAGTGATTATGTCACCGTTGGCTCAGAGGAAGAAATTTTTAAGGGAATAGTGCAGTGGGTGTCTCACAAGAAGAGTGAACGAGAAAACAACTTTGCTGAATTGTTGAGACAAGTCCGTCTGAAATCCATGTCTCGCGACTTTCTTTTCAAGGAATTAGTCAATGAAGAACTGGTAGCAACAAGTAATGCAAGTTTGAATTTTGTGTTGAGATCCATAAAGTGCATCGTTGATCCCTTCTGTGAAGATGCTGCCAAGCCACCCAGGAAGTGCTTAGAGAAATATGCAGATGTGATTTTTGTTTGTGGTGGCAGGACAGCCTTATGCTATGTACCCCAGGGTGATGTTTGGTATCAGTTGCCAGACATGTTATTTGAACATCAAGATCATGCTGTTGTTCAATACAGAGATAGAGTTTGCATTTTTGGGGGACAGCGTGTTGGACCAGGAAAATCTCAAGTAATAGAATACTTTCTGTCTTCCACTAATAGCTGGGGGACAGTTCAAGCAAGAGATTACTGGAATGAGTGTTCTTGTTTAGCAGTTCTAGATGGTTGCATCTATGCATTACTTGATCTCACCATTGTTCTCTACAAGCTTGATGAGAGTTCATGTAAGGCTGTGGCTTGTCCACTAAATTATCGCATTGGAGCTTGTCTAGTCAGTGATAAAAGACACCTTTACTATATAGGAGGACGTGGGTTTTTTTGGGGCCAATTCTATAAAACAGTGGCAAGGTTTGATCCTATTTTGGCCACATGGGAGGAGGTTGCAGCAATGAATGAGGCAAGATGTCGTGCTTTTGGAGCAGCCATGAATGGCAAGATCTACATAGCAGGTGGCATAAATACAAATGAGGTACTGAAGTCTTGTGAGGTATATGACCCATCAACTGATGAATGGCAAGTCATGAGTAACCTCAATGTGTGTCGTCAAGCTGCAAACATG AGAGTTATCAGTGGAAGTGTTTCAGTCAGGTGCATGTGA